From the genome of Miscanthus floridulus cultivar M001 chromosome 10, ASM1932011v1, whole genome shotgun sequence, one region includes:
- the LOC136488079 gene encoding metacaspase-9-like yields MEAGKKKMLATLVGCNYAGTPSELHGCINDAHAMRGVLLDRFGFAPGDVTVLTDDHESGAGVLPTGATVKRTLAEMVARAAPGDVLFFFFSGHGTLTPPVSGHGGRDDEAIVPCDHNLIYDVDFRELVDLVPRGATFTMVSDSCHSGGLIDQEKEQIGPDVPADPDLHAHAVHAGRFLPYAAVLAHLSAASGVDASHHVADHLLALFGADPTCRFRIVVAQPHSKAHGGADSTVNSKSL; encoded by the exons ATggaggcggggaagaagaagatgcTGGCCACGCTGGTGGGGTGCAACTACGCCGGGACGCCGTCCGAGCTACATGGCTGCATCAACGACGCCCACGCCATGCGCGGCGTCCTCCTCGACCGCTTCGGCTTCGCGCCGGGCGACGTCACCGTGCTCACCGACGACCACGAGAGCGGCGCCGGCGTGCTCCCGACCGGCGCCACCGTCAAGCGCACGCTGGCCGAAATGGTGGCTCGCGCGGCGCCCGGGGAcgtgcttttcttcttcttcagcgGCCACGGCACGCTCACCCCGCCCgtcagcggccatggcggccgcgacGACGAGGCCATCGTGCCCTGCGACCACAACCTCATCTATG ACGTGGACTTCCGGGAGCTGGTGGACCTCGTGCCGCGGggcgccaccttcaccatggtgtCCGACTCGTGCCACAGCGGCGGCCTCATCGACCAGGAGAAGGAGCAGATCGGCCCCGACGTCCCCGCTGACCCCGACCTCCAcgcccacgccgtccacgccggcCGGTTCCTCCCGTATGCCGCGGTGCTCGCCCACCTGTCCGCCGCGTCGGGCGTGGACGCGTCCCACCACGTCGCCGACCACCTGCTCGCGCTCTTCGG TGCCGACCCTACATGCCGTTTTCGAATCGTCGTCGCTCAACCTCACTCTAAGGCCCACGGTGGAGCTGATTCAACGGTGAATTCCAAATCTTTATAG